In one Pyxidicoccus xibeiensis genomic region, the following are encoded:
- a CDS encoding hybrid sensor histidine kinase/response regulator gives MVEQQEARQERSGEAVSDSRTLLERLQRSEEVLERLCAAGAPGVPEDAHAALRQEVAALRQMRGELGLLLERGALIADTSHRLLNLLPEEMESGIRGALALLGQHARAQRCYVGLLSDDGGHLMDAYEWCAPGTEPYGLESYRGASTAAFSWSMRQFQAGRTVTVTDPSMLPPEAAAERGAAAARRVRAYVNTPLSLGGRLVGWMGFDSVGAPRSWTPEELHLLGLTGSALVNALERKRRDTLLLQEKQQEQRARSLGIVAAGLAHEINNPLAYTTGNLEYLKQRLPCPHTSGGGLTDECQQVLSEALEGASRIRRIVADLGSLSLRDGEEEEPVDLRAVVESTLRMAANQLRHRAPVVREYGDALPPVRGSTTKLGQVVLNLVLNAAQAIPEGRYSEHRITVALRAEGDGVLMALSDTGRGIPPEVLPRIFDPFFTTRRVGGGMGMGLAICRDILCSLGGRIGVRSEPGQGTTVEVYLPRAEHTEHEARVVVETPASSAKRVLAVDDEPRVLDLLRRLLRGHELVTATNGREALERLREDREFDLILCDLMMPELTGMDVYAAVRDLWPGLQERIVFITGGAFTPETQRFLQNVTNPLLAKPFEPAQLRELVATATARLRN, from the coding sequence ATGGTGGAGCAGCAAGAGGCCCGACAGGAGCGGTCCGGCGAGGCGGTGTCCGACTCGCGGACGCTGCTGGAGCGTCTCCAGCGGTCCGAGGAGGTCCTGGAGCGACTGTGCGCCGCAGGGGCGCCGGGCGTGCCCGAGGATGCTCACGCCGCGTTGCGACAGGAGGTCGCCGCGCTGCGCCAGATGCGCGGCGAGCTGGGGCTGCTGCTTGAGCGCGGGGCGCTCATCGCCGACACGTCGCACCGGCTGCTCAACCTGCTTCCCGAGGAGATGGAGTCGGGCATCCGCGGCGCGCTCGCGCTGCTCGGTCAGCACGCGCGCGCGCAGCGCTGCTACGTGGGCCTGCTGTCCGACGACGGCGGCCACCTGATGGACGCGTACGAGTGGTGCGCGCCCGGCACGGAGCCCTACGGGCTGGAGTCCTACCGGGGTGCGTCCACCGCGGCCTTCTCCTGGTCCATGCGGCAGTTCCAGGCGGGCCGGACTGTCACGGTGACGGACCCGTCGATGCTGCCGCCGGAGGCCGCCGCCGAGCGTGGCGCCGCCGCGGCGCGGAGGGTTCGCGCGTACGTCAACACGCCGCTGTCGCTCGGGGGCCGGCTCGTCGGGTGGATGGGCTTCGACTCGGTGGGAGCGCCGCGGAGCTGGACGCCGGAGGAGCTGCACCTGCTGGGGCTGACGGGCAGCGCGCTGGTGAACGCCCTGGAGCGCAAGCGGCGCGACACGCTGCTGCTCCAGGAGAAGCAGCAGGAGCAGCGGGCGCGCTCGCTGGGCATCGTCGCCGCGGGGCTGGCGCATGAAATCAACAACCCGCTTGCATATACGACGGGGAACCTGGAGTACCTGAAGCAGCGGCTGCCCTGCCCGCACACGTCCGGGGGAGGGCTGACGGACGAGTGCCAGCAGGTGCTGTCCGAGGCGCTGGAGGGCGCGAGCCGCATCCGGCGAATCGTCGCGGACCTCGGCTCGCTGTCGCTCCGGGACGGTGAGGAGGAGGAGCCGGTGGACCTCCGGGCCGTCGTCGAGAGCACCCTGCGCATGGCGGCCAACCAGCTCCGCCACCGGGCGCCGGTGGTGCGCGAGTACGGCGACGCGCTGCCCCCGGTGCGGGGCTCGACGACGAAGCTGGGCCAGGTGGTGCTCAACCTGGTGCTCAACGCGGCGCAGGCCATTCCCGAGGGGCGCTACTCCGAGCACCGCATCACCGTCGCGCTGCGTGCCGAGGGGGACGGGGTGCTGATGGCGCTGTCCGACACCGGCCGGGGGATTCCTCCGGAGGTGCTGCCGCGCATCTTCGACCCGTTCTTCACCACGCGCCGGGTGGGCGGAGGCATGGGCATGGGCCTGGCCATCTGCCGCGACATCCTCTGCTCGCTGGGCGGGAGGATTGGTGTGCGCAGCGAGCCCGGCCAGGGCACCACGGTGGAGGTGTACCTGCCGCGCGCCGAGCACACCGAGCACGAGGCCCGCGTCGTGGTGGAGACTCCGGCGTCGAGTGCGAAGCGGGTGCTGGCGGTGGACGACGAGCCCCGGGTGCTGGACCTGCTGCGCCGGCTGCTGCGCGGGCACGAGCTGGTGACGGCCACCAACGGCCGCGAGGCCCTGGAGCGGCTGCGCGAGGACCGCGAGTTCGACCTCATCCTCTGTGACTTGATGATGCCGGAGCTGACCGGCATGGACGTGTACGCCGCCGTCCGTGACTTGTGGCCGGGCCTGCAGGAGCGCATCGTCTTCATCACCGGCGGCGCCTTCACCCCGGAGACGCAGCGCTTCCTCCAGAACGTGACGAACCCGCTGCTCGCCAAGCCCTTCGAGCCCGCCCAGCTCCGCGAGCTGGTGGCGACCGCCACCGCGCGGCTGAGGAACTGA
- a CDS encoding OmpA family protein: MSGGSGSRRGQSMMRPMLLACLLVLTAPLAASAQPVSGGGALLELRHEDRLGADGSWELRSVEYVLDGTRLATPADGARHPLPVGLRQLDVRVVYEGRSQVFSYVEGYRFVMRGRVTLDARPGDTVRVTSTAYVREGVTQQWQHRPAFLLSGQPREAVVGIEYGPVENTPLAEAAASRAVDEVLAEARRLTSTPTAEARGSCVLEPVFFRFSDTRLSPEAEAVLQRAAVCLIQQPGLAVRLQGHADASGPESVNTSLGQGRAQSVAAYLLSLGVERARLVLGSEGDARPPCPEHTPACFARSRRVELVAEPSGP; the protein is encoded by the coding sequence ATGAGTGGGGGGAGCGGCAGCCGCCGTGGCCAGTCGATGATGCGTCCCATGCTGCTCGCCTGCCTGCTCGTCCTCACGGCGCCGCTCGCCGCGAGCGCCCAGCCCGTGTCCGGGGGCGGGGCGCTGCTGGAGCTGCGGCATGAGGACCGGCTGGGGGCGGACGGGAGCTGGGAGCTGCGGTCCGTGGAGTACGTGCTCGACGGCACGCGCCTGGCGACGCCGGCGGACGGCGCGCGGCACCCGCTGCCGGTGGGGCTGCGACAGCTGGACGTGCGGGTGGTGTACGAGGGGCGCTCGCAGGTCTTCTCGTACGTGGAGGGCTATCGGTTCGTGATGCGCGGCCGCGTCACGCTGGACGCGCGGCCGGGGGACACGGTGCGCGTCACCTCCACGGCCTATGTGCGGGAGGGCGTCACGCAGCAGTGGCAGCACCGCCCGGCCTTCCTGCTCTCGGGGCAGCCGCGGGAGGCAGTGGTGGGCATCGAGTACGGGCCGGTGGAGAACACGCCGCTGGCGGAGGCCGCGGCCTCGCGCGCGGTGGACGAGGTGCTGGCCGAGGCGCGTCGCCTGACGTCCACCCCCACGGCGGAGGCGCGAGGCTCGTGCGTGCTGGAGCCGGTGTTCTTCCGCTTCTCCGACACGCGGCTCAGCCCGGAGGCGGAGGCGGTGCTCCAGCGCGCGGCGGTGTGCCTCATTCAGCAGCCGGGCCTGGCGGTGCGCCTGCAGGGGCACGCGGACGCGAGCGGGCCCGAGTCCGTCAACACGTCCCTGGGACAGGGGCGCGCGCAGTCGGTGGCCGCGTACCTCCTGTCGCTCGGCGTGGAGCGCGCACGGCTCGTCCTGGGCTCGGAAGGGGACGCACGGCCGCCGTGCCCCGAGCACACGCCCGCGTGCTTCGCGCGCAGCCGCCGCGTGGAGCTCGTCGCCGAGCCCTCGGGGCCCTGA
- a CDS encoding TldD/PmbA family protein has translation MAAAPAPDARVKLLDAMATELTRNQQQLKMQSHEPPYFMSYQLKDYEQHAVAARYGAVFLDDGYRERKLYVDVRVGNYDFDSSVAEGLEFSFSTKGTSYIARKDGPLDDSPLALRTALWLITDEQYKSALFQFLKKKGEDVYAVEDPKRPPSFTKEKPSTHVQPPLQAPFNRERWVKLAREVSAQFNAHPELFDSEVRVSTDKVTRLFVSTEGTRLITEEVLYGLHVSAVTRAPDGQLLDDSRNFYSPTEAGLPDDAKVREAAAKVIEELLALRAAPAIDPYTGPAILAPEASGVLFHEAVGHRLEGDRQDGDNEGKTFKGQVGKLVLPSFISIHDDPTQRMLQGEPLNGYYLFDEEGVRGQRVTLVEKGVLRNYLLGRRPVEGFLQSNGHGRSQGTLKPVARMANLLVESTKAVSDAELKKMLIAEAKRQGKPYGLIIRDITGGNTNTSSYGYQAFKGVPRMVYRVDVKTGKESLVRGVEIVGTPLSAVNRILASGQRAGIFNGFCGAESGNVPVSTVAPAMLLQEIELQRAVEGKDRPPILSSPAAQQEPAARQEK, from the coding sequence ATGGCCGCGGCGCCCGCGCCGGATGCCCGCGTGAAGCTGCTCGACGCGATGGCAACCGAGCTGACGCGCAACCAGCAGCAGCTGAAGATGCAGAGCCACGAGCCGCCGTACTTCATGAGCTACCAGCTCAAGGACTACGAGCAGCACGCCGTCGCCGCGCGGTATGGCGCCGTCTTCCTGGACGACGGCTACCGCGAGCGGAAGCTGTACGTCGACGTGCGGGTGGGCAATTACGACTTCGACAGCTCGGTGGCCGAGGGCCTGGAGTTCAGCTTCTCCACCAAGGGCACCAGCTACATCGCGCGCAAGGACGGCCCGCTGGATGACTCGCCGCTGGCGCTGCGCACCGCGCTGTGGCTCATCACCGACGAGCAGTACAAGTCGGCCCTCTTCCAGTTCCTGAAGAAGAAGGGCGAGGACGTCTACGCCGTCGAGGACCCGAAGCGTCCGCCGTCCTTCACGAAGGAGAAGCCGAGCACCCACGTGCAGCCGCCCCTGCAGGCCCCGTTCAACCGGGAGCGCTGGGTGAAGCTGGCGCGCGAGGTGTCCGCGCAGTTCAACGCGCACCCGGAGCTGTTCGACTCGGAGGTGCGCGTCTCCACGGACAAGGTGACGCGGCTGTTCGTGTCCACCGAGGGCACCCGCCTCATCACCGAGGAGGTGCTCTACGGGCTCCACGTCTCCGCGGTGACGCGCGCGCCGGACGGGCAGTTGCTGGACGACTCGCGCAACTTCTACTCGCCCACGGAGGCGGGGCTGCCGGACGACGCGAAGGTGCGCGAGGCGGCGGCGAAGGTGATTGAAGAGCTGCTGGCGCTGCGCGCGGCGCCGGCCATCGACCCGTACACGGGCCCGGCCATCCTCGCGCCCGAGGCGTCCGGCGTGCTCTTCCACGAGGCGGTGGGGCACCGGCTGGAGGGAGATCGGCAGGACGGGGACAACGAGGGCAAGACGTTCAAGGGCCAGGTGGGCAAGCTGGTGCTGCCGTCGTTCATCTCCATCCACGACGACCCGACGCAGCGGATGCTCCAGGGCGAGCCGCTCAACGGCTACTACCTCTTCGACGAGGAGGGCGTGAGGGGCCAGCGGGTGACGCTGGTGGAGAAGGGCGTGCTGCGCAACTACCTGCTGGGCCGCAGGCCGGTGGAGGGCTTCCTCCAGTCCAACGGCCACGGGCGCAGCCAGGGCACGCTCAAGCCGGTGGCGCGCATGGCCAACCTCCTGGTGGAGAGCACCAAGGCGGTGAGCGACGCGGAGCTGAAGAAGATGCTGATCGCCGAGGCGAAGCGGCAGGGCAAGCCGTACGGCCTCATCATCCGCGACATCACCGGCGGCAACACGAACACGTCCAGCTACGGGTACCAGGCGTTCAAGGGCGTGCCGCGGATGGTGTACCGGGTGGACGTGAAGACGGGGAAGGAGTCGCTGGTGCGCGGCGTGGAAATCGTCGGCACGCCGCTGTCGGCGGTGAACCGCATCCTGGCCTCGGGGCAGAGGGCGGGCATCTTCAACGGCTTCTGCGGCGCGGAGAGCGGCAACGTGCCGGTGTCCACCGTGGCGCCCGCCATGCTCCTCCAGGAAATCGAGCTGCAGCGCGCGGTGGAGGGCAAGGACCGCCCGCCCATCCTCTCCAGCCCGGCGGCGCAGCAGGAGCCGGCGGCCCGGCAGGAGAAGTAG
- a CDS encoding nucleotide sugar dehydrogenase: MVGSPLLERIKARDAKVGVVGLGYVGLPLGMAFAEAGFPVTGLDIDKRKIDKIEKGESYIKHIPSAPLAELSKSGKLKASMDFAKAKDLDCVIICVPTPLTASREPDMSFIIQTGEALAPYVRRGQLFILESTTYPGTTEEVLKPLLEKNGLKAGVDFYLAFSPEREDPGNKSFNTKTIPKIVGGYSPECAEVACALYGSALKEVVPVSSTRVAELSKLLENIFRCVNIAMVNEMKMLCDRMNVDVWEVIQAASTKPFGFMPFYPGPGLGGHCIPIDPFYLTWKAREFEFHTKFIELAGEVNWQMPYYVVQRTMESLNNARKTLNGAKVLCIGAAYKKDIDDMRESPSLRVMTLLKEKGAELEYHDPYVPELHKGHGFNMEMKSVPLDLDKLGQYDAVLILTDHSNIDYAAVVANSQVIIDTRNATKNVSKGREKVTKA, encoded by the coding sequence ATGGTTGGCAGCCCGCTGCTCGAGCGGATCAAGGCGCGGGACGCGAAGGTCGGGGTCGTGGGTCTGGGTTACGTGGGTCTGCCGCTGGGCATGGCCTTCGCCGAAGCGGGCTTCCCGGTGACGGGGCTCGATATCGACAAGCGGAAGATCGACAAGATCGAGAAGGGCGAGAGCTACATCAAGCACATCCCCAGCGCGCCGCTGGCGGAGCTGAGCAAGTCGGGCAAGCTCAAGGCGTCGATGGACTTCGCGAAGGCGAAGGACCTGGACTGCGTCATCATCTGCGTCCCGACGCCGCTGACGGCCTCTCGCGAGCCGGACATGAGCTTCATCATCCAGACGGGTGAGGCCCTGGCGCCCTACGTGCGCCGCGGGCAGCTCTTCATCCTCGAGTCCACCACCTACCCCGGCACCACGGAGGAGGTGCTCAAGCCGCTGCTCGAGAAGAACGGCCTCAAGGCGGGCGTGGACTTCTACCTGGCCTTCAGCCCCGAGCGTGAGGACCCGGGCAACAAGAGCTTCAACACCAAGACGATTCCGAAGATTGTCGGCGGCTACTCTCCCGAGTGCGCCGAGGTGGCCTGCGCCCTCTACGGCAGCGCCCTGAAGGAAGTGGTGCCGGTCTCCTCCACCCGCGTGGCGGAGCTGTCCAAGCTGCTGGAGAACATCTTCCGCTGCGTCAACATCGCCATGGTCAACGAGATGAAGATGCTCTGCGACCGCATGAACGTGGACGTGTGGGAGGTCATCCAGGCCGCCAGCACCAAGCCCTTCGGCTTCATGCCCTTCTACCCGGGCCCCGGCCTCGGTGGGCACTGCATCCCCATCGACCCGTTCTACCTGACGTGGAAGGCGCGCGAGTTCGAGTTCCACACCAAGTTCATCGAGCTGGCCGGTGAGGTGAACTGGCAGATGCCCTACTACGTGGTGCAGCGCACCATGGAGTCGCTCAACAACGCCCGCAAGACGCTCAACGGCGCGAAGGTCCTCTGCATCGGCGCGGCGTACAAGAAGGACATCGACGACATGCGCGAGAGCCCGTCTCTGCGCGTCATGACGCTGCTCAAGGAGAAGGGCGCGGAGCTCGAGTACCACGACCCGTACGTGCCCGAGCTGCACAAGGGCCACGGCTTCAACATGGAGATGAAGTCGGTGCCCCTGGACCTGGACAAGCTCGGCCAGTACGACGCCGTCCTCATCCTCACGGACCACTCGAACATCGACTACGCCGCGGTGGTGGCCAACTCGCAGGTCATCATCGACACGCGCAACGCGACGAAGAACGTCAGCAAGGGCCGTGAGAAGGTGACCAAGGCCTAG